The window GTCGCTGGTCGCCGTCGACGGCCAGATCGACGCGGGCGAGGTCGTCGGGCACGTGGTCTGCACCCGGGGTCAACTCGACGGCCGGCCGGTGCTGGGCCTCGGCCCACTGGCGGTACGCCCGGACCGGCAACGCGCCGGCGTCGGCTCGGCGCTGATGCACGCGGTGCTCGCCGCCGCCGAAGCCCGCGACGAGACACTCGTCGCGCTGCTCGGCGAACCAGCGTACTACCGCCGGTTCGGGCTGCGGCCAGCCAGCGAGTTCGGCATCGTCGCGCCCGATCCGCAGTGGGGAGCCTACTTCCAGGCCCGTCCGCTGGGCGGCGCCGCGCCGACGCCGGGCCGGTTCCGCTACGCCGAACCGTTCGAGCGGCTCTGACCGCTCAGGTGTTCACTGGTCGGCGGGCCACCAGCAGGACGTGGGTGACCGGCCAGTCCATCGGACGACCATCCAGGGTGGACAGGGACGCGACCGGGGCGAGCCGGTGGTCGACGATCCAGTCGTTGCGCCACGCGCCGCTCGCCGGGTCGATCTCGAACCCGACGTCGGCCAGCAACGCCTTCCAGTCGGCGTACTCCAGTCCGCAGAACTGCTCGCGGGTCTCCGACAGCCAGTTGTCCGGGTAGTCCTTGCGGGTGAGGAAGTCCATCGCCGCGCCGAGCGTCGTCTCGACGACCTCCGGTGCCCCGTCGACCGGCCGATGATCGAACGGGAAGGCGAAGTCGACGGCGAACTGGTCCAGCCGGGCCCGGGTGGACAACCCGCGCAGGTACGCGGCGACTTCAGCCGGCGGGGCGGCGGCGAGGTCGGTCCGGGGTTGCGCCGGGTTCGCACCGTCGGCCGTCGACAGTCGCAGCCGCACCGGGCGGTCGGCACCGTCCGGGCCGCAGACATCGCTGTTGATCCACACCCCGCCGGGCACCGTGTGGTCGTAGATGGCCTGCACGAATCGGCGTACGGAGGCCATCCGCTCGCCGTACGACCAGATCTCGTGGGTCAACGCGAAGGTCAACGTGCTGTCCACCGAGCGGGGCGCGAAGACCGCCCCGCCCAGCACGTTGCGCTGGTAGAAGTAGACGTTCGGGTTGCTGAACGTCCCCTGGGCCTTCTTGTGCACGCACTCCTCGAACAGGTGCCGGGCCACCTCGACACCGATCAGGTCGCTCTCCCGCAGCGCCGGTTCCCGGTCGGCCAGCTCCAGTACCGCGCCGGCACCGCAGCCGATGTCGACGATCCGGCCGGGCCGCACGTACCGGCGTACCGCGTCCCACTTTCGCCGGGCGGCCTCCGCGAACGCCTCGGCGTAGCTGCGGTAGTCGCGGGTCGCGGTGAGCCCGCCCTCCGCACCGACCACCGGGTCGTCGACCACCGACCGGACGTGGCCTTCCAGCCCGTACCGGTCGAAGACGTCGACGCTCGCCGGGTGGGCCAGATCCCGCCAACTGTCGTCGCCGGCGGCCAGCCGCAGCAGCACGTCCCACGGGCGCGGCGGCGGGTCGACGTCGGCCTCCACCCCGGCCACCGGGAAGCCCAGCCGCCGGTACATCGCCGCCACCTCCGGGGTGGAGCAGGCCAGCACGGTGTCCGCCGGGGTCAGCTCCAGCCCGGTCACCGCCGCCACGGTCTTCACCGTCACCTCGGCGAACCGGTCGGTGGCCGCGACGTCGAAGACCGGCGCCACCACCGAGCGCAGCCCGGTCAGGACGCTGAACCGCTCGATCGCGGCCTCCCGCCGGTGGTACGGCACCGGGTTGCGCCGGGTGTTGCCGTGGTTGGCCGACGTCACCGCCCAGACGACGGTGCACGGCCCGTCGGACGCCGCTGCCTCGCCGGCGGCCAGCCGGCTCAGATAGTCGGCCTGGAACCGGGTGAGAACGTGGTGCCGACCGGGAAAGAGCAGGTAGCGGGCCATGGCACGTTGATAGCCTACGGCCGCCGTGACCGGCCGGGCAGGGTCGCCACGGCCCAGGACCGGGGACGTCGACGCCCCAGGGAGGAGACAGGCACGGTGAACGCGAGCGCCCTGCTGGTGGAGACCTTCGACCGGCTGCCCGAGCTGGTCCACGCGGCGGTCGACGGGCTGAGCCCGGAGCAGCTGCGCTGGTCACCGGCGTCGGGCACGAACCCGATCGGCTGGCTGGTCTGGCACCTGACCCGGGTCCAGGACGACCATCTGGCCGAGGTGATCGGCGAGCCGCAGGTCTGGGTCGGCGACGGCTGGGCGCGCCGGTTCGGCCTGACCGCCGATCCGGCGGACACCGGGTACGGGCACAGCGCCGGGCAGGTGGCGGCGGTGGCGCCGGAGAACGCCGCCGCGCTGGTCGACTACTACACGGCGGTCGCCGACCGGACCCGGCGATTTCTGGTCGGCCTGACCGACGCCGACCTGGACCGGATCGTCGACGAGCGGTGGGACCCGCCGGTCACCCTCGGCGCGCGGCTGGTCAGCGTGGCCAACGACGACCTGCAGCACGTCGGTCAGGCCGGGTGGCTCCGAGGGCTGCTGAGCGCGACCGGCTGACCGCGACCGGCTACCCTTTTGACACGGTGTGCCGCAATAGGCATGCTGTGTCTCCGGCCCGGGGCATGCTCTGTCGCCCCGGCTCGCCGGAGCACCCGTGCAGAGGAGTCCCCTCATGTCCGTGCCAGTGTCGGAGAGCGCCACCACGCCGCAGCCCGCGCCGGTTCCGGCTGCCCGGCGCGGCGGCGACGCCGGGGCGTTCCTCCGCGAGTTCCTCCGGTCGCCCACCCGGATCGGTGCGGTCGCCCCCAGCTCACAGCGGTTGGCCGAGGCGATCACCGCGCCGATTCCGGAACGCGGCGACCCGGTCGTCGTCGAGCTCGGGCCCGGCACCGGCGCCTTCACCGGGGTGATCCAGCGGCGGCTCGGCGGCCGGGGTCGGCACCTGGCGATCGAGCTCAGCCCGGCCCTCGCCGACCTGCTGGCCGGCCGGCACCCGCAGGTCGAGGTGATCGTCGGCAACGCCGCCGACTGCCGGGCCCTGGTGGCCGGGCGGGGCCTGGCCACCGCCGATGTGGTGGTCAGCGGGCTGCCGTGGGTCTCCTTCCCCCATGATCTGCAGCTGTCCGCCCTCGGCGCGGTGTGCGACGTGCTGGGACCGGACGGGGCGTTCACCACGTTCGCGTACGTGCTGACCGCGCAGACCCCGCCGGCCCGTCGGTTCCGGCAACTGCTGCGGGACCGGTTCGAGGAAGTGGTGATGGGGCGTACGGTGCTCGGCAACCTGCCGCCGGCCTTCGTCTACCACGCCCGCCGGCCGCGCCGCTGACCCTCTTCCCGGCCGCGCCGCTGACCGCTGAACCACTCGCCCGTTGGGCGTCAGCCGGACTCGGCGAACCGCTCCACGTCGTCGATCCTGC is drawn from Micromonospora sp. Llam0 and contains these coding sequences:
- a CDS encoding GNAT family N-acetyltransferase; its protein translation is MLVRRERAGDVAAVRAVVAAAFTRPAEPDDRPETVTETPIEVRLLDELRADPGWIPALSLVAVDGQIDAGEVVGHVVCTRGQLDGRPVLGLGPLAVRPDRQRAGVGSALMHAVLAAAEARDETLVALLGEPAYYRRFGLRPASEFGIVAPDPQWGAYFQARPLGGAAPTPGRFRYAEPFERL
- a CDS encoding class I SAM-dependent methyltransferase, which gives rise to MARYLLFPGRHHVLTRFQADYLSRLAAGEAAASDGPCTVVWAVTSANHGNTRRNPVPYHRREAAIERFSVLTGLRSVVAPVFDVAATDRFAEVTVKTVAAVTGLELTPADTVLACSTPEVAAMYRRLGFPVAGVEADVDPPPRPWDVLLRLAAGDDSWRDLAHPASVDVFDRYGLEGHVRSVVDDPVVGAEGGLTATRDYRSYAEAFAEAARRKWDAVRRYVRPGRIVDIGCGAGAVLELADREPALRESDLIGVEVARHLFEECVHKKAQGTFSNPNVYFYQRNVLGGAVFAPRSVDSTLTFALTHEIWSYGERMASVRRFVQAIYDHTVPGGVWINSDVCGPDGADRPVRLRLSTADGANPAQPRTDLAAAPPAEVAAYLRGLSTRARLDQFAVDFAFPFDHRPVDGAPEVVETTLGAAMDFLTRKDYPDNWLSETREQFCGLEYADWKALLADVGFEIDPASGAWRNDWIVDHRLAPVASLSTLDGRPMDWPVTHVLLVARRPVNT
- a CDS encoding DinB family protein, yielding MNASALLVETFDRLPELVHAAVDGLSPEQLRWSPASGTNPIGWLVWHLTRVQDDHLAEVIGEPQVWVGDGWARRFGLTADPADTGYGHSAGQVAAVAPENAAALVDYYTAVADRTRRFLVGLTDADLDRIVDERWDPPVTLGARLVSVANDDLQHVGQAGWLRGLLSATG
- a CDS encoding class I SAM-dependent methyltransferase — protein: MSVPVSESATTPQPAPVPAARRGGDAGAFLREFLRSPTRIGAVAPSSQRLAEAITAPIPERGDPVVVELGPGTGAFTGVIQRRLGGRGRHLAIELSPALADLLAGRHPQVEVIVGNAADCRALVAGRGLATADVVVSGLPWVSFPHDLQLSALGAVCDVLGPDGAFTTFAYVLTAQTPPARRFRQLLRDRFEEVVMGRTVLGNLPPAFVYHARRPRR